The Geothrix sp. genome has a window encoding:
- a CDS encoding AMP-binding protein — MEPEQVWWAGYPEGVGREAQPFPFENLGQLVRAAAVRYGDRKAETLVLPNGMEASLSFREVDRLSDAFAAYLQRGLQLQPGTRIAILLPNSLAYPVCAFGALKAGCIVVNTNPLYTPRELELQLQDSGAEVLVVLDHFGDKVAAVAPKTQVKTIVVTGIADFFPLLTRTLIQAKLKLSRQIPALDRPFTRLPRALHQGALYLAKEHLLPEAVKPPSPTRASLALLQYTGGTTGTSKGAMLSHGNLLANLEQIAEITKVYLTHGEETVLTVLPMYHVIAFTINLCFGFHTGSHNILVPNPRPLKNLHPAFKNHEITWMTAVNTLLKALPDESWFQPAMTRKMLGAFAGGMQTHPAVLQRWEAFTGCLVIEGFGLSETSPLVTYNAAIREGKRLRRTMAQVGGVGLPLPGTDVRIVDDEGLPVAAGNHGEIVVRGPQVMQGYWNQPDETARTLRGGWLHTGDIGRFDAEGYLEITDRKKDMIIVSGFNVFPNEVEACIALHPDVADVAVVGVPDEGTGEAVRAFVVSRKDLSVDEIRAHCRTLLANYKVPTRFSFLTEIPKNAVGKALRRELRTAAGAEG; from the coding sequence GTGGAACCAGAACAGGTGTGGTGGGCAGGTTATCCCGAGGGCGTGGGACGCGAGGCCCAGCCCTTTCCCTTCGAGAACCTGGGTCAGCTCGTGCGCGCGGCCGCGGTGCGTTACGGCGACCGGAAGGCCGAGACCCTCGTCCTCCCCAACGGCATGGAAGCCTCCCTCAGCTTCAGGGAAGTGGACCGCCTCTCGGACGCTTTCGCCGCCTACCTGCAGCGCGGCCTCCAGCTTCAGCCAGGCACCCGCATCGCCATTCTGCTGCCCAACTCGCTGGCCTATCCCGTGTGCGCTTTCGGCGCCCTCAAGGCCGGGTGCATCGTCGTCAACACCAACCCCCTCTACACGCCCCGCGAGCTGGAGCTTCAGCTTCAGGACAGCGGCGCCGAGGTGCTGGTGGTGCTCGACCACTTCGGCGACAAGGTGGCCGCCGTCGCTCCCAAGACCCAGGTGAAGACCATCGTGGTGACGGGCATCGCCGACTTCTTCCCCCTGCTCACCCGCACCCTCATCCAGGCGAAGCTCAAGCTCTCGCGCCAGATCCCCGCCCTGGACAGGCCGTTCACGCGCCTGCCCCGGGCCCTGCACCAGGGCGCCCTGTACCTGGCGAAGGAGCACCTCCTTCCCGAGGCGGTGAAACCCCCGAGCCCGACGCGCGCGAGCCTGGCCCTGCTCCAGTACACCGGGGGCACCACGGGCACCAGCAAGGGCGCCATGCTGAGCCACGGCAACCTGCTGGCCAACCTCGAGCAGATTGCCGAGATCACCAAGGTCTACCTCACCCACGGGGAGGAGACCGTGCTGACGGTGCTGCCGATGTACCATGTCATCGCCTTCACCATCAACCTGTGCTTCGGCTTCCACACCGGCAGCCACAACATCCTGGTGCCCAACCCGCGGCCCCTCAAGAACCTGCACCCGGCCTTCAAGAACCACGAGATCACCTGGATGACGGCCGTGAACACGCTGCTCAAGGCGCTTCCCGACGAAAGCTGGTTCCAGCCGGCCATGACCCGGAAGATGCTGGGCGCCTTCGCCGGGGGCATGCAGACCCACCCGGCGGTGCTCCAGCGCTGGGAGGCCTTCACAGGCTGCCTGGTGATCGAGGGCTTCGGCCTCAGCGAGACCAGCCCGCTGGTCACCTACAATGCCGCCATCCGCGAGGGGAAGCGCCTCCGCCGCACCATGGCGCAGGTGGGCGGGGTGGGGCTGCCCCTGCCGGGCACCGATGTCCGCATCGTGGATGACGAGGGGCTTCCGGTGGCGGCCGGCAACCACGGCGAGATCGTGGTGCGCGGCCCCCAGGTCATGCAGGGCTACTGGAACCAGCCCGACGAGACCGCCAGGACCCTGCGCGGCGGGTGGCTGCACACCGGCGACATCGGCCGCTTCGACGCCGAGGGCTACCTGGAGATCACGGACCGCAAGAAGGACATGATCATCGTCAGCGGCTTCAATGTGTTCCCCAACGAGGTGGAGGCCTGCATCGCGCTGCACCCCGATGTGGCCGATGTGGCGGTGGTGGGCGTTCCCGACGAGGGCACCGGCGAGGCCGTGCGCGCCTTCGTCGTCTCCCGGAAGGACCTCAGCGTCGACGAGATCCGCGCCCACTGCCGGACCCTCCTGGCCAACTACAAGGTGCCGACCCGCTTCAGCTTCCTGACGGAAATCCCCAAGAACGCCGTGGGCAAAGCCCTCCGCCGCGAACTCCGCACCGCCGCGGGCGCCGAAGGGTGA
- a CDS encoding phosphatase PAP2 family protein, with product MRAGAASALRPSERLTVLVLAILLALALLARPEGWLLRTFTFAGLLAFSLGLGRARGQVALLLRDFVPVLVVLLVFLLLQPLVVAVNAHRWDAVLAELDRRWFGSLAAAWRGALGRPAAFTDVVYLAYASFYFLPLSVGVLARVRLGPARFERVAFAILLGFYLSFLGYFLWPAEGPRVPEALAPVQLGGGAISQAIRAFLRGAEATTLDAFPSGHTALSVLPALLVTRCFPRLAPLFWAWAGAIVFATVYIGVHYLTDVAAGLLLAGLALALARPLSCWLSAPE from the coding sequence ATGAGGGCCGGGGCAGCCTCGGCCCTGCGGCCCTCAGAGCGCCTCACGGTCCTGGTGCTGGCCATCCTGTTGGCCCTGGCGCTGCTGGCGCGGCCCGAGGGCTGGCTGCTCCGGACCTTCACTTTCGCCGGGCTCCTCGCGTTCAGCCTGGGGCTCGGCCGGGCCCGGGGGCAGGTCGCCCTCCTCCTCCGGGACTTCGTTCCGGTGCTGGTGGTGCTTCTCGTCTTCCTGCTGCTCCAGCCCTTGGTGGTGGCCGTGAATGCCCACCGCTGGGATGCCGTCCTCGCCGAGCTGGACCGGCGTTGGTTCGGATCGCTCGCCGCGGCCTGGCGCGGGGCCCTTGGCCGGCCCGCGGCCTTCACGGATGTGGTCTACCTCGCCTACGCCAGCTTCTACTTCCTGCCCCTGTCGGTGGGGGTGCTGGCCCGTGTCCGCCTGGGCCCGGCGCGGTTCGAGCGGGTGGCGTTCGCGATCCTCCTCGGGTTCTACCTCTCGTTCCTGGGATATTTCCTGTGGCCCGCGGAAGGCCCCCGGGTGCCGGAGGCCCTGGCCCCGGTCCAGCTGGGTGGCGGGGCGATCTCGCAGGCCATCCGCGCCTTCCTGCGCGGCGCGGAAGCCACCACGCTGGATGCGTTTCCCAGCGGCCACACGGCGCTCTCGGTACTGCCCGCCCTCCTGGTCACGCGATGCTTCCCCCGCCTGGCGCCCCTGTTCTGGGCCTGGGCCGGCGCCATCGTGTTCGCCACCGTCTACATCGGCGTCCACTACCTCACGGATGTGGCGGCGGGCCTGCTGCTGGCGGGACTGGCCCTGGCCTTGGCGCGGCCCCTCTCGTGCTGGCTCAGCGCTCCAGAATGA
- a CDS encoding RHS repeat-associated core domain-containing protein, giving the protein MDLQSRMQERGVNPVPPRTPPPGYLLDDPGSLQVTGALPSSDGTKFLVAFSYLATVEHYDKNTQETIVSTRALAPGYAIIDGPNAIWTQRGNGIVPFGHARTHFSNRWGDHITVDESETTVAPDFQVLTTIVIQDQVAPGNTLTLSVTPSGLPVTHRKSGTDARSGLPYDYPVDLRSTGQMEVTNTLGLPKATLPGDYASKQRFVPKPASACPGYDPQAAPEPEYTWDYGFVPLAITHTAEDQSSQRLGFDWGEGPWPMGNLKQIDYPNGLRETFQYDSAVHLSALSFSECDGAWMGFRHVRGVYAQEEELGAFVSRSVARISRQDMVGSTPGECYQILRVRPWWDGTPLGQTRTLWTCKEYESSTAILHYPVAQPDSGSPYRAVRLTHPSYREDLDLNGLQGYLFATMAVIFEENLAGTGLSVLRPSDLGSAPFQVVVYDGFDLRSWANPSGSLANGLPVNAVPLRTAIHTKDLPTRMTLAGNPNTPGARDEYGPVITDEYTDVPSQALPTPDGTSVPIWSHALPSMESSRPTWRRGEIQRGFDWSRMALQVKSDRKSLTLDSAQTHTARFASANLALPAAPPASRVGQADFGTTTYDYDDFGRVIRQQGDRAGFSAVEARSYVPGLPLILDLRKEPLSGPGGPYLPNPDRPEVTAGKVHTWLDTHVQAGPSTVLDKIDGRVESFTYEAQLGREISHTDVLGITTRTDYNAWGRKWRVARQQKGVVGSVTTESTYDVNGRWKEESVAADGKTLRTRTEWDAFGRIVKVITFDAAGSRVGEQAFEYDGFGQKTAQSPNLKPTQQSWGMERWAYDDRGRMTDHWDTQGRLLQHTVQQPSWTSISGLAAVWTSIQDDRGYMRSEGVDLLGQKRALVDQAGQLSEYFYDQDGHLLQTLQGYGAAKQQRSYAYNPMGWLISRTEPEEGTTVYSKFTMLGIPLVSEQYGREGATVRNTFTTTLDGHNQPSSVVAAGPEGSVVRRFGYDPASRLPLLLSETQDLPDIWGAPQTVTETYGYDDLFRLNWKSVSDGQQSFVVSQTLNALGQVTSLTYPEGGGRPASTVTVDYDNQNRSRSVRADGNLRGVMIYDQIAGTAVTNTLILGNGATTLSTLDKDELALTQHAAPGGVVETNAITWSAGGLMLSRGDDVFSYDELQRLSASRVVGIHGERVDQWFGYDPFGNRIQSNFVYAEGEPGSLQPSELRAWRADSMVGNDLPGALVALSQGSPAMATTMGTYDTGRQYDVLGRLSQVFAYPGTANALASWLYDPSGRVVKENGTSYLLEASGLRFKRMRADGSIDYTVYGFGREPLAQFSVPAPISPPKYLSTTTLGRTRHPAAGATILQPSTTITVAPGSSVAFTGETTFGTACSWDFGDHSRAVGTRTSHAFTQAGSYTVIFRARAAGYRASADSVVVRVLAQPSITRLAASPASILPGEGASLSWKSSGATRLSIDQGVGAVAGKGHLKVFPKVTTTYTLTATNAAGSVTAQVTVAVNAPAPPSITEFSATASTIALGQSTTLTWSVTNATSLTLEGIGPVAGNSLVVSPAATTTYVLRAANGVGSVSTSVTVVVEAGLPMIEDFYADPQEVLPGGLTTLGWSVSQADGLEINGVPVTGNSFEQSPAATTTYTLTARNLVGAVTATVTVMARAPGALVWRRTIVYGFGQELSEDSPGVGTMFIQSDQVGSPSVMTDALGAIVGRSKNLPFGERMVGWGKTALRRFTNHEEDPDSEAIYMQAREYLPVYGKFAQVDPVYDQTKDDPESWNLYNYVTNNPVTKTDPDGRAAFGSDLKAAQDQLMSMQSNPMDWDIFGVSGGTAIGGGSGIMGYLADAISTDSETRGTNGAGSEGASNAAEGQEARKPETHTAQTNNGDLGPIPDTHGSDRDISFTPRWRQALDGDFKTTGKVPTPLPDNLDGFIREFVKQSGDNFPKGVTVTATTNGVHSTRSPHYEGLAVDIRYNAKDPKKAMADGARAGAQFGLDEKLHPSSSSSGPHFHFQLRPGRGGSMGDLPFRGGVPNRPRTNPSMGFVGHFGIALQTWMFGGIIL; this is encoded by the coding sequence GTGGATCTTCAGAGCCGCATGCAGGAGCGTGGGGTGAACCCGGTTCCACCGAGGACGCCGCCACCTGGCTATCTTCTCGATGATCCCGGGTCTCTGCAGGTGACCGGGGCGCTCCCGTCCAGCGATGGAACCAAATTCCTGGTGGCCTTCTCCTACCTGGCGACGGTCGAGCACTACGACAAGAACACGCAGGAGACCATCGTCTCAACGCGGGCCTTGGCCCCGGGCTACGCGATCATCGATGGCCCCAATGCCATCTGGACCCAGCGGGGAAATGGCATCGTTCCCTTCGGACATGCACGGACGCACTTCAGCAATCGCTGGGGAGATCACATCACTGTGGATGAATCCGAAACGACAGTAGCACCTGATTTCCAGGTTCTCACCACCATCGTGATCCAGGATCAGGTGGCGCCGGGCAACACCTTGACCCTGTCCGTGACCCCGTCGGGCCTGCCGGTCACCCATCGGAAATCCGGTACCGATGCTCGCAGCGGTCTGCCATACGACTACCCCGTCGACCTCCGCTCGACCGGCCAGATGGAAGTGACGAACACGCTCGGCCTGCCCAAAGCAACCCTTCCGGGGGACTATGCCTCCAAGCAGCGCTTTGTTCCGAAACCGGCCAGCGCCTGCCCTGGGTACGATCCGCAGGCGGCCCCTGAGCCTGAATACACCTGGGACTACGGGTTCGTGCCTCTTGCGATTACGCACACCGCCGAGGACCAGTCCTCCCAGAGGCTCGGCTTCGATTGGGGCGAGGGTCCCTGGCCCATGGGCAACCTGAAACAAATCGACTACCCCAACGGGCTTCGGGAGACCTTTCAATACGATTCCGCGGTCCACCTCTCGGCCCTGAGCTTCAGCGAATGCGATGGTGCCTGGATGGGGTTCCGGCATGTGCGGGGAGTCTACGCCCAGGAGGAAGAACTCGGCGCCTTCGTTTCGCGCAGCGTGGCCCGGATCTCCCGGCAGGACATGGTCGGATCCACCCCGGGGGAATGCTATCAAATCCTGCGGGTGCGCCCCTGGTGGGATGGGACGCCACTCGGCCAGACCCGCACACTCTGGACATGCAAGGAATACGAGAGCTCGACCGCCATCCTGCACTATCCCGTGGCACAGCCGGATTCGGGGTCACCCTATCGGGCGGTTCGGCTGACCCACCCCTCCTATCGGGAGGATCTGGACTTGAACGGCCTTCAGGGCTATCTGTTCGCCACGATGGCCGTCATTTTCGAAGAGAACCTGGCGGGCACGGGTCTGTCCGTGCTCCGGCCTTCAGACCTGGGCTCTGCCCCGTTCCAAGTGGTCGTCTACGATGGCTTCGATCTGCGGAGCTGGGCCAACCCGTCGGGATCTTTGGCCAACGGCCTGCCCGTCAATGCCGTGCCGCTGCGCACGGCCATTCATACCAAGGACCTCCCCACCCGTATGACTCTGGCTGGAAACCCCAACACGCCCGGAGCCCGGGATGAATACGGGCCCGTGATCACCGACGAATATACCGATGTGCCGTCTCAGGCCCTGCCAACGCCGGATGGCACATCTGTGCCGATCTGGAGCCATGCCCTCCCGTCAATGGAATCCTCCCGGCCCACCTGGCGGCGCGGCGAGATCCAGCGGGGTTTCGATTGGTCCCGGATGGCCCTGCAGGTCAAGTCGGACCGGAAGAGCCTGACGCTGGATTCAGCCCAGACCCACACAGCGCGCTTCGCCTCGGCGAACTTGGCACTCCCGGCGGCTCCACCGGCCAGCCGAGTGGGCCAAGCGGATTTCGGGACGACGACCTACGACTACGACGACTTCGGCAGGGTCATTCGGCAGCAGGGGGATCGGGCCGGATTCTCGGCGGTTGAGGCTCGAAGCTATGTGCCTGGGCTCCCCCTGATCCTGGATCTTCGGAAAGAACCGTTGTCAGGGCCTGGTGGCCCGTACCTTCCCAACCCAGATCGACCCGAAGTCACGGCAGGGAAGGTCCACACCTGGCTGGATACCCATGTCCAGGCAGGTCCATCCACCGTCCTGGACAAGATCGACGGGCGCGTGGAGTCGTTCACCTACGAGGCCCAACTGGGCCGCGAGATTTCCCACACAGATGTCCTTGGCATCACCACCCGGACGGATTACAACGCCTGGGGTCGCAAGTGGCGGGTGGCGCGACAGCAGAAGGGCGTCGTCGGCTCGGTCACCACCGAGAGCACCTATGATGTCAATGGCCGCTGGAAGGAGGAATCGGTGGCCGCCGACGGCAAGACGCTGCGCACCCGCACGGAATGGGATGCCTTTGGCCGAATCGTGAAGGTGATCACCTTCGATGCGGCCGGGTCGAGGGTTGGAGAGCAGGCCTTCGAATACGATGGCTTCGGACAGAAGACGGCACAAAGCCCCAACCTGAAACCCACCCAGCAGTCTTGGGGCATGGAGCGGTGGGCCTACGATGATCGCGGCCGGATGACGGACCACTGGGATACCCAGGGTCGGCTGCTCCAGCACACGGTTCAGCAGCCCTCGTGGACCTCGATCAGCGGCCTGGCGGCCGTGTGGACCTCCATTCAGGATGACCGGGGGTATATGCGGTCGGAAGGAGTCGATCTCCTGGGTCAGAAACGCGCCCTGGTGGATCAAGCGGGGCAGCTCAGTGAGTATTTCTACGATCAGGATGGTCACCTTCTGCAGACGCTCCAGGGTTATGGAGCGGCCAAGCAGCAGCGCAGCTATGCCTACAACCCCATGGGATGGCTCATCAGCCGGACGGAGCCGGAGGAAGGGACCACCGTCTATTCGAAGTTCACGATGTTGGGCATCCCACTCGTCAGTGAGCAGTACGGCCGCGAAGGCGCCACCGTACGGAACACCTTCACGACCACGCTCGATGGCCACAATCAACCTAGCTCTGTCGTGGCGGCAGGCCCTGAGGGATCTGTCGTGCGCCGCTTCGGGTACGATCCCGCCTCCCGCCTGCCCCTGCTGCTATCCGAAACCCAGGACCTTCCAGACATCTGGGGGGCCCCGCAAACCGTGACCGAGACCTATGGATACGACGACCTTTTCCGATTGAATTGGAAATCCGTTTCTGACGGGCAACAGAGTTTCGTCGTCTCTCAGACGCTCAATGCCCTCGGGCAGGTGACGAGCCTTACCTACCCAGAAGGGGGAGGTCGACCGGCTTCGACCGTCACGGTGGATTACGACAACCAGAACCGGTCTCGAAGCGTTAGAGCCGATGGCAATCTCCGGGGGGTGATGATCTACGACCAGATTGCAGGTACCGCGGTGACGAACACCTTGATCCTCGGCAACGGCGCCACCACGCTCTCGACCTTGGACAAGGATGAGCTGGCTCTGACGCAGCATGCGGCTCCCGGTGGCGTGGTCGAAACGAACGCCATCACATGGTCGGCGGGGGGGCTGATGCTCAGCCGCGGGGATGATGTCTTCAGCTATGACGAACTCCAACGGCTCAGCGCCAGTCGCGTGGTAGGGATCCATGGAGAACGGGTCGACCAGTGGTTCGGTTACGATCCATTCGGGAACCGAATCCAGTCCAATTTCGTCTATGCGGAGGGTGAACCGGGCAGCCTCCAGCCTTCGGAGCTTCGCGCCTGGCGGGCCGATTCCATGGTTGGCAACGATCTCCCGGGTGCCCTCGTGGCCCTGAGCCAGGGGAGTCCCGCGATGGCCACGACCATGGGCACCTACGATACGGGGCGTCAGTACGATGTGCTGGGGCGCCTAAGCCAGGTGTTTGCCTATCCGGGTACCGCCAATGCGCTGGCCTCCTGGCTCTACGATCCTTCGGGGCGGGTGGTGAAGGAGAATGGAACCTCCTATCTGCTAGAGGCATCAGGCCTTCGCTTCAAGCGCATGCGCGCCGACGGGAGCATCGATTACACGGTCTATGGTTTCGGCCGGGAGCCCTTGGCTCAATTTTCCGTGCCCGCACCGATTAGCCCTCCCAAATACCTATCGACAACGACTTTGGGGCGCACCCGTCACCCAGCGGCCGGCGCCACCATCCTGCAACCTTCCACGACCATCACCGTGGCGCCCGGAAGCAGCGTGGCCTTCACGGGAGAGACGACCTTCGGCACTGCCTGCAGTTGGGACTTCGGCGATCACAGCCGAGCGGTTGGCACGAGGACAAGCCATGCCTTCACCCAGGCTGGCAGCTACACCGTGATATTCAGGGCGCGAGCCGCTGGATATCGGGCTTCCGCCGATTCTGTCGTGGTCAGGGTGCTGGCTCAGCCCTCTATCACCCGCCTCGCCGCCAGTCCGGCCAGCATCCTTCCGGGAGAAGGCGCATCCCTGAGTTGGAAATCGAGCGGAGCCACCCGCCTTTCCATCGACCAGGGTGTGGGCGCGGTGGCAGGGAAGGGGCATCTCAAGGTGTTCCCGAAGGTGACCACGACCTACACGCTGACGGCCACGAATGCTGCAGGGAGCGTCACCGCGCAGGTGACCGTGGCGGTCAATGCGCCAGCGCCCCCAAGCATCACCGAGTTTTCAGCGACGGCCAGCACCATCGCTTTGGGACAGAGTACGACCCTGACTTGGAGCGTCACAAACGCCACCTCGCTCACCCTTGAGGGGATCGGGCCGGTTGCGGGGAACAGCCTGGTGGTGTCTCCCGCAGCGACAACGACCTATGTCCTGAGGGCCGCCAATGGCGTGGGCTCGGTCAGTACCTCGGTCACCGTGGTGGTGGAGGCCGGATTGCCCATGATCGAGGACTTCTACGCGGACCCGCAGGAAGTCTTGCCGGGAGGGCTCACCACCCTGGGGTGGTCCGTGAGCCAAGCCGATGGCCTTGAGATCAACGGTGTGCCCGTGACGGGGAACAGCTTCGAGCAGTCGCCCGCGGCGACGACCACCTACACGCTGACCGCCAGGAATCTGGTTGGAGCCGTGACCGCCACCGTAACGGTCATGGCGCGAGCTCCCGGAGCCCTGGTCTGGAGGCGAACCATCGTCTATGGTTTCGGGCAGGAACTATCGGAGGATTCACCCGGCGTGGGAACGATGTTCATCCAGTCGGACCAGGTGGGGAGCCCCTCGGTGATGACCGATGCCTTGGGGGCGATCGTGGGCCGATCCAAGAATCTTCCTTTCGGCGAGCGGATGGTCGGCTGGGGGAAAACGGCCCTTCGTCGCTTCACCAACCACGAGGAGGATCCTGACAGTGAGGCGATCTACATGCAGGCTAGGGAATACCTTCCCGTCTACGGGAAATTCGCCCAAGTGGACCCCGTCTACGACCAGACCAAAGATGATCCCGAATCCTGGAACCTCTACAACTATGTGACGAACAATCCCGTGACGAAGACAGACCCGGATGGACGGGCCGCATTCGGGTCAGATTTGAAGGCAGCACAAGACCAGCTGATGTCCATGCAGTCAAACCCCATGGACTGGGACATCTTTGGCGTGTCGGGCGGCACCGCCATTGGCGGCGGGTCCGGAATCATGGGATACCTGGCGGATGCAATTTCAACCGATAGCGAGACTCGGGGGACGAATGGTGCCGGGAGCGAAGGGGCGAGTAATGCCGCGGAGGGGCAGGAAGCGAGAAAACCTGAAACCCATACGGCACAAACAAATAATGGCGACCTCGGACCCATACCTGACACTCATGGCTCCGATAGGGATATCTCTTTCACCCCTAGGTGGAGGCAGGCGTTGGATGGGGATTTCAAGACAACCGGCAAAGTTCCAACCCCTCTACCGGATAACCTGGATGGATTCATTAGGGAGTTTGTGAAGCAATCAGGTGATAACTTCCCGAAAGGTGTGACAGTCACAGCGACTACCAATGGGGTCCATTCCACCAGGAGTCCACACTATGAGGGACTTGCGGTGGATATAAGATACAATGCAAAAGATCCGAAAAAGGCAATGGCTGATGGGGCGAGGGCAGGTGCCCAGTTTGGCCTGGATGAGAAACTTCATCCGTCTTCATCGTCGAGTGGTCCACACTTCCACTTCCAATTGCGACCTGGCAGAGGTGGAAGTATGGGAGATCTACCATTCAGAGGAGGTGTTCCAAATCGTCCGCGCACTAATCCCAGTATGGGTTTTGTGGGACATTTCGGTATTGCCCTACAGACTTGGATGTTTGGTGGAATTATTCTATAA
- a CDS encoding 2-oxo acid dehydrogenase subunit E2, giving the protein MPLFSRSDGDLIRGEAPVRRIMPYLMRGRNESCVYQESLYRIAAARIWLKAYNRAHHPRATLFHLVAYATAVALETRPRLNRFVSGGRLYQRRGVSVSFVAKKAFTDEAPGATVKLAAFEGESFPAFSARISTQVEEARETDRSVDKEVTLIMRLPGPVVRLLVGLARGLDHWNLYPGFMIRDDPMYASIFLANLGSVGVSDVFHHLYEYGTVSIFGAVSAPRRSTFATRDGVSAEEALSVRWTFDERIDDAFSCARALVLVQKVLEDPGRWLGSPEGTPAWLGTEAETQEP; this is encoded by the coding sequence ATGCCCCTCTTCTCCCGTTCCGATGGCGATCTGATCCGCGGCGAGGCCCCGGTGCGGCGCATCATGCCCTATCTCATGCGGGGCCGGAACGAGAGCTGCGTCTACCAGGAGTCCCTCTACCGCATCGCCGCCGCGCGCATCTGGCTCAAGGCCTACAATCGCGCCCACCACCCCCGGGCCACGCTCTTCCACCTGGTGGCCTACGCCACCGCCGTGGCGCTGGAAACCCGGCCGCGCCTGAACCGCTTCGTCTCGGGAGGGCGGCTCTATCAGCGGCGGGGCGTGTCGGTTTCCTTCGTCGCCAAGAAGGCCTTCACGGATGAGGCCCCCGGGGCCACCGTGAAGCTGGCGGCCTTCGAGGGTGAGAGCTTCCCGGCCTTTTCCGCCCGGATCTCCACCCAGGTGGAGGAGGCCCGGGAGACGGACCGGTCCGTGGACAAGGAAGTCACCCTGATCATGCGGCTGCCCGGGCCGGTGGTACGCCTGCTGGTGGGGCTCGCCCGGGGACTGGATCACTGGAACCTCTACCCGGGCTTCATGATCCGCGACGATCCCATGTACGCGAGCATCTTCCTGGCCAACCTCGGCTCCGTGGGCGTCTCCGATGTCTTCCACCACCTCTACGAGTACGGCACCGTCTCCATCTTCGGCGCCGTCTCCGCCCCGCGTCGCTCGACCTTCGCGACCCGGGATGGCGTGAGCGCGGAGGAGGCCCTTTCCGTGCGCTGGACCTTCGACGAGCGCATCGACGATGCCTTCTCCTGTGCCCGCGCCCTCGTCCTCGTCCAGAAGGTCCTTGAGGATCCCGGCCGGTGGCTGGGGTCGCCGGAGGGAACGCCCGCATGGCTGGGGACGGAAGCGGAGACGCAGGAGCCATGA
- the dtd gene encoding D-aminoacyl-tRNA deacylase, which produces MKAVIQRVTRASVRSGDLEASIGPGLLVLVGLEAGDTEEACAWAAAKIASLRIFEDGDGKMNLGLQDVGGEILAISQFTLAGSIAKGRRPSFDAAMSPDAARVLFRKFLDLLKAQHPRVKSGFFQEHMAVELLNDGPVTFILER; this is translated from the coding sequence ATGAAGGCAGTCATCCAGCGCGTGACGCGGGCCTCGGTGCGATCCGGGGACCTGGAGGCGAGCATCGGCCCGGGCCTGCTGGTGCTGGTGGGCCTCGAAGCCGGCGACACGGAGGAGGCCTGTGCCTGGGCCGCCGCCAAGATCGCCTCGCTGCGCATCTTCGAGGACGGCGACGGGAAGATGAACCTCGGCCTTCAGGATGTGGGCGGCGAGATCCTCGCCATCAGCCAGTTCACCCTGGCGGGCAGCATCGCCAAGGGCCGACGCCCTTCCTTCGACGCGGCCATGAGCCCCGACGCGGCCCGGGTGCTCTTCCGGAAGTTCCTGGATCTGCTGAAGGCCCAGCACCCCCGCGTGAAATCCGGCTTCTTCCAGGAGCACATGGCGGTCGAGCTTCTCAACGATGGGCCCGTGACCTTCATTCTGGAGCGCTGA